The Sebastes umbrosus isolate fSebUmb1 chromosome 19, fSebUmb1.pri, whole genome shotgun sequence genome has a segment encoding these proteins:
- the zgc:73226 gene encoding BCL2/adenovirus E1B 19 kDa protein-interacting protein 3, whose translation MSQSGSQTPEDGLYGSWVELEELIAAVSRRESLTGPQDSISSTLQGELERILLEAQLECERSRDSPPQVGTPQSTGSPRPTSEQDSDCITIQEEAERRVDTDWVWDWSSRPENMPPKEFVFQHPKQQSSLSVRKTEVMKRGLFSSDVLLILVPSLLASHLLTIGVGIYIGKRLAASTTSTL comes from the exons GCTCCTGGGTCGAGCTGGAGGAGCTGATCGCAGCCGTGAGCCGCAGGGAGAGTCTGACAGGGCCGCAGGACAGCATCTCCTCCACCCTGCAGGGGGAGCTCGAGAGGATCCTTCTGGAGGCACAGCTGGAGTGTGAGAGGAGTAGAGACAG TCCTCCACAGGTGGGGACTCCACAGTCCACCGGTTCCCCAAGACCCACTAGTGAGCAGGACAGCGACTGTATCACCATACAG GAGGAAGCTGAGCGGCGAGTGGACACTGACTGGGTGTGGGATTGGTCCAGTAGACCTGAAAATATGCCACCAAA AGAGTTTGTGTTTCAGCACCCGAAGCAGCAGAGCTCCCTCAGCGTGAGGAAGACAGAGGTGATGAAGAGAGGGCTCTTCTCCTCCGATGTTCTCCTCATCCTCGTTCCCTCTCTGCTGGCTTCACACCTGCTCACAATTGGAGTCGg GATCTACATAGGAAAGCGATTGGCCGCTTCTACGACTAGCACGCTGTGA